The segment GCTCTTTGATGGTGAGTCAAGCCTCAACCCGGCCTCGCTCTCGACCCTCTCGTTGACGACCGCCGTCTTCACGATGTCGAACAGTGCGCGGACCTCGGTCAATCCGGCGGGCACGGCGAGCGGGCGCGACACGCGCTTCCCGCAGGTGCTCATCGGCGGACCGATTCCGAAGACACGGTTCGTCGTGGGCGTCTCCTATTCGATGTTCACCGACCGCGACTTCACCTTGGTGTCGGTCGGTCAGGCGTCGCCGCGCGGAATCCCGGTCGGCGTGACCGACACGCTGACGTCGCGGGGCGGCATCGCGGATCTCCGGATTGCCGTAGGGTATGCCCTGTCACCGAAGCTCAGTGTCGGTGGTGGGCTGCATTTCCTGACCGGCTCGAACCGGATGTCGGCGCGTCGGGTCTGGGATGATCCCGACTACGCGGCACTCGAAGAGAAGGCCGAGCTCTCCTATCAGGCGATCGGGCTGTCGGCCGGCTTCCTCCTGCAGCCGACGTCACGGATCGCCGTGGCCGGTTCGATTCGTCGGGACGGTCGGATGACCATCCACCGGGACTCCACGCCGAGTGGCGAAGTCTCGATGCCGATGCAGCTCACGGGGGGCGTGCGCCTGCAACTGTCGCGACGCCTCGTGGTGGCCGGTCAGGCGATGGTGCGCGACTGGTCCCGCGCCGACAGCGGCCTCGTGGCGGCCGGCGCGATCGGCGCCCGGGACACCCGCGAATTTTCCGGCGGCGTGGAGCTCTACTCGAACCTGCGCCGTCCGACGAACAAGCCGCTCCGGCTTGGCGTGCGCTATGCCGACCTCCCCTTCCTCACCAGCGCGAACGGGACGCCGAGTGAGTTCGGCGTCTCGATCGGCAGCGGGGTCCGCTTCGCGCGGGACCTGGGCGGCATCGACCTCGCGCTGGAGCGGGTCCGTCGGAAGCAGGGCGCGAACTACACCGAGACCGGGTGGCAGTTCACCCTTGGCATTTCCGTCCGGCCGGGCACCTGAGCCGGACGCCGCGCCCATGAAGCAGGTGTGGATCGAGACCTACGGCTGCCAGATGAACGTGGCGGACACTGAGCTGATGTTCGGTGTCCTCGCGCGTGAGGGCTATGTCCAGGCGACCCAGCCCGAGGGCGCCGACGTCATGCTGGTCAACACCTGTGCCGTGCGCGACAACGCCGAGCAGCGGGTCATTGGCCGGGTCGGGGAGCTCCAGCGGCACAAGCACCCCGGGGTGATCCTCGGGGTGGTGGGCTGCATGGCGCAGCGCCTCGGACCGATCCTTCTGGAACAGGTGCCCGCGGTGGACCTCGTGGTCGGCCCGGACGCGTACCGGAACCTCCCGGAGTTGCTGAGCCACGCGGCGGCCGGTCAGCGGCGGGCCGATGTGGAGTACCGTGGGTGGGAGCATTACGAGGATATCCCGCAGGTCCGTGAGCCCGGCCCGACGGCCTATGTGACCGTGCAGCGAGGCTGCGACTACCGCTGCACCTTCTGCATCGTGCCGACGACGCGCGGCCCCGAGCGGAGCCGCCAGCTGGCCGACGTGGTGTCCGAAGTACAGCGGTTGGCGGGCGAGGGCGTGTCCGAGGTGACGTTGCTCGGGCAGACCGTCAACTCGTACCACGACGGCACTCGGGACTTCGCCGATCTGCTCCGGGCTATCGGAGCGGTGGACGGCATTCGCCGGCTGCGCTTCACGTCGCCGTACCCGACCGACTTCACGCCGCGCGTGATCGAGGCGATGGCGACGACCCCGGCCGTCTGCGAGCATGTGCACCTGCCGGTGCAGAGTGGCTCGAACGCGACGCTGAAGCGGATGCTGCGCCGCTACACGCGGGAGCGCTATCTGGAAGTCGTCGGCGAGCTGCGTGCCGCGATCCCGACGATCACCTTCTCGACCGACATCATCGTCGGCTTCCCGGGTGAGCGCGAGGAAGATTTTGCGGAGACGCTGTCGATCGTGGAAGAGGCCGGCTTCGACGACGCCTACACCTTCAAGTATTCGGTGCGCGAAGGGACGCCGGCGGAGAAGATCAAGGACCACGTCCCCGATGCGGTGGCCTCGGAACGGCTCGACCGATTGATCGCCACCGCGCGCGCACAGACGCGCCGTCGCAACGCCGGGCGCGTCGGCGAGCGGCACGAGGTCCTGGTGGAGCGGCCTGCAAAGCGCGGCGACCTGATGCTCGGCCGCACGCGCCACAACGCGATGGTCCTGGTGGATCTGCCGGTCTCCTCGATCGGGACGTACCACCAGGTACGACTCACCGGCACGACGGGCTCCACCTTCACGGCGGCGCTCGCCCAACCTGCTCTGGCGGTGCTATGATCCTGAACGTGATGGAACACCACGTGCACGAAGCCTACGATCGCCTCAAGGGGCTGGTCCCCGGCTTCCTCGATACCCCGAATCACCGGGAGGACGTGGTCGTCTTTGCGCTCAACCGGCTGCAGCCGAAGTACGTCGTGACCTCCGCTGGCAAGGCGGTGACTGAGGTCGCGCTCGACACGGCGCAGCATCGGACGACGATCGAGGTGCAGGTCATCGAGGCGCTGCGTCAGGTGGCCCGCGTCCCGCGCGAACGACCGGTGACCGCCAGCCCGGGATGAGCCCGCCGCGCGGTGCCCTCCTCCTGCTGTTCGCCTTCGGGGCCGGTCTGGTGACCGGCCTCGCTCGTTTTTCCGACCCTCGTCTCGTTGTCATGGTCCTCGCGGTGGCGGCGTACATCCTCCGCCGCGGGCAGGGGGCGGTCGTTGCGCTCGCGGTACTGGGGGGTGTCCTCGCGGCACAGGGCGAGCTGGCGGCCCGACCGGCTCGCTGCGTGGCGCAACTGCCCTTGGGTGAATCGCGGTTGGTCCTCCGACTGATCGATCCGGGGAAGGGGAGCGGCCGCGTGGAGCTCCCTGGACGCTGCCGTGGCGAGGTGATGGCTCGATGGCCGCGGAACAGCGCGCCTCGCGCGGGAGAGTTCGTCGCGGTCACCGCGCGGTGGTTGCCGCGTCAGCAGCCGCTCGGCTTCGGCGGTGGCCTGTTGGTGGTTCGGCGCATCGAGCGTCGCTGGGGCCAACCCGGCGTGCTGGCAGCCGCGCGCAACTGGATTGCCGCGACGACCGAGGCGCTGTATGGCTCGAGGGCGCCGATGGTGGAGGCACTGCTCGTGGGCTGGCGCGGCGAGATCGATCAGGAAGTCCAGCAGGCGTTCACCGCCGCCGGGCTGGTGCACATCCTCGCCATCTCCGGATTCCACGTCGGATTGCTCGCGGGCTGGGTGCTGTTGGCGCTCCACCTCCTCGGCGTTCGGCGACACCCGGCCGAGTTCGTGGCCGCCGCCGTGGCCGTGGGCTATGCCGCGTTCCTGGGTTGGCCGGCACCGGCCGCGCGCGCCGCGCTCCTTGGCGTCATGCTGGCGTGGTGCCGATGGCGTCAGCGGCAGGTGGCGCCAAGTGCCCTCTTGGCGCTCAGTGCCTTCCTCGTCCTGGTGCTCGACCCTGCCGCCCTCATCTCGGTCGGGGCGTGGCTCTCGGTAACGGCGCTGCTCGGCGTGACGGTCGCGACCCGGTGGAGCGATCGCGCCATCTCGGAGCATCCCCTGGTGCGCTCGCTGGTCGGATCGATCGGGGCGATGCTCACCACCGCGCCGCTCACCGCCATGGTCTTCGGCCAGGTCGCGCCGATCAGCATTCTCTTGAATCTCGTGGCGGTGCCGCTGGCGGCCCTCCTGGTTCCGGCGCTGCTTGCGTCGCTGGTCCTGCAGCCGTTCCTGCCCGCGATGGCCGCCGCGTTCGCCGCCTCGGGTGGGGTGCTGCTCGCGGCACTGCAATGGGTTGCCGCGGTGGGCTCGAATGCCCCCGGCGCGGGCGTGGCGGGCGCTGCGGGCGTCAGGGCCGCGCTGCCGTGGCTCGTGGCGATGGGCTTGGCGGCGTGGGCGGTGGCGGGGCGGGCGACGGCACGGGAGGCCGGGCGCCGTCTCGCGTGGGGAGGGGTTGCCGCGATGTGGATAACGCTCCTCTCGGGGATCGGCGGTCCACGGGCCATCGGAGACGGCCATCTCGCGTTAGTTTTCGTGGATGTGGGGCAGGGCGATGCCGCGCTGATTCGCACCCCGGCGGGGCACTGGATCCTGGTCGACGCGGGCCCCGCCGACGCTCGCTGGAATGCCGGGACGAAGGTGCTGGTGCCGCTGCTCCGCCGTCTCCGCATCACGCGACTCGAGGCAATCCTTCTCTCCCACGCCCATCGGGATCACGTCGGCGGGGCGGCCGCAGTCACCGACGCGGTGCCGGTCGGGGTCGCACTGGATCCGGGAGAGTCATTCGAGGAAGCGGCCTATTTCGGCTGGCTCGAAACGATCGCTCGCCGCGGTGTTCGCTGGCATCCGGTGGTCGCGGGGGAGCAGTTCCAGCTGGACGGGGTCACCTTCCGGCTGGTGCATCCGCCGCGAGTCTGGGCCAGCGCCGGCGAGGACCTCAATGAGGATTCCGCCGTCCTCGAGGTCCGTTGGCGCGACTTTCGGGCGCTGCTGATGGGGGACGCCGGCATCGTCGCCGAGCGCGCCTTCGCCGGGACCGTCGACGCGGTGGACGTCCTGAAAGTGGGGCATCACGGCTCCCGGACCGCCTCGTCGGCCGACTTTCTTGCCGAGGCTCGTCCGCAGGTCGCCGTGGTGAGCGTGGGCCAGAACCGCTATGGCCACCCCACCCCCGAGGCGATGAGCCGGCTGCAGCACGCCGGGGCACGGATCTGGCGGACCGACCGGGAAGGCCACATCACCGTCGAGACCGACGGCCATGAATTCACCGTGCGGGGTGCTTCGGCTCCCGCGACGTACACCGCCGGCCGTCGCGCCGGCCCCAGGAGACGCCGTGCTCCCAAATACCCAGGTCACCACCCTCGAGCGCTTCATCCTCGATCAGGAGCGTGAGCACCCCGATGCCACCGGGGAACTCACCAATCTCCTCTACGACGTTGCCCTGGCGGCCAAGCTGATCGGCGCGCAAATCCGCCGTGCCGGACTGGTGAACATCCTCGGTGCCGCCGGCTCGATCAATGTGCAGGACGAGGAGCAGCAGAAGCTCGACGTCTATGCCAACGAGACGATGAAGAATGCGCTCAACCATACCGGGCGCGTCTGCGCGATGGCCTCGGAGGAAGACGAGGAGTTGATCGCCATTCCGGATGGCGTTCCCGCCGGCAAGTATGCGGTGCTCTTCGATCCGCTCGACGGCTCCGCCAACATCGACGTCAACGCCGCCGTGGGAACGATCTTCTCGATCTATCGCCGGGTGACCACCTCCGGGCCGGGGCAACTCTGCGACGTGCTGCAGCCGGGCAACAAGATCGTGGCTGCCGGCTACGTCATGTATGGCTCAAGCGTGATGATGGTCTACTCGGCGGGGCATGGCGTGCACGGCTTCACCTACGACCCGACGATCGGCGAGTTCCTGCTCTCGCATGCCGACATCACCACCCCGCGGACGGGCAAGTACTACAGCGTCAACGAGTCGAACTTTCCCCGGTGGTCGAAGGGTGTGCAGCGCGCGGTGCGTGGCTTCAAGGGCGACGATCCGGCCCGGCTCAAAGGGAAGAACTCCCGCTACATCGGCGCCCTCGTCGCCGACTTCCATCGCAACCTGATCGCCGGCGGCATCTTCCTCTATCCGGGCGACACCAAGAATCCCAACGGCAAGCTGCGGCTGCTGTACGAGTGCGCGCCGATGGCGTTCCTCGCCGAGGCGGCCGGTGGCGCTGCGAGCGATGGTCGGCGGCGGATCCTCGACATCGTGCCGACGGCGCTGCATGAACGCATCCCGCTCGTGATTGGGGGCGCCGCGGACGTCGAGTATGTCAACATGGTCGTCGCCGAGGCCGAGGGCATCGCGTGACCGATCGGCTCCGCGTGGAGGCGCCGCTGGTGGCGCGACCGGCCGATTGGACTGGTGATCCGGTGCAGGACGTGGGTGAGCCAGGGAAATTCCCGTTCACGCGCGGCGTCTACGGTGAGATGTACACCAAGCGGCCCTGGACCATGCGGCAGTACGCCGGCTTCGGCACCGCCTCGGCCACGAACCTCCGCTTCCGCGCGTTGCTCGATGCCGGTCAGACCGGACTCTCGACGGCGTTCGACCTCCCGACGCAGATGGGCTACGACTCCGACCATCCGATGGCGATGGGCGAGGTGGGCCGCGTCGGCGTGGCGATCGACACCGTCGAGGACCTGAAGCTCCTCTTCGCCGAGATCCCGCTCGATCGTGTCACGACGTCGATGACGATCAACGCCACGGCGGCGATCCTCCTGGCGATGTACATCGTCGTCGGCGAGGAGCAGGGCGTCACGCGCGCGCAGCTCGGCGGCACGATCCAGAACGACATCCTCAAGGAGTACATCGCGCGCGGGACGTACATCTACCCGGCCGAACCGTCGCTCCGCTTGATCACCGACATCTTTCGCTACGTCGCCGACGAGCGGATGAACTTCAACCCGATCTCGATCTCCGGCTACCACATGCGCGAGGCCGGCGCGACGGCGGTACAGGAAGTCGCCTTCACGCTGAGCAACGCCCTGGAGTACGTCCGTCGCGGCATCGCGGCCGGCGTGCCACTCTCGGCGTTCGGACCGCGGCTGTCGTTCTTCTTTGCGGCGCACAACGATCTCTTCGAAGAGATCGCCAAGTTCCGTGCGGCACGGCGCCTCTTTGCGCGGCTCATGCGCGAGCGCTTCGGCGCCGACGATCAATCGGCCCGGCTCCGCTTCCACACCCAGACCGGCGGCGTCACGCTGCAGGCGCAGCAGCCGCTGAACAACATCGTCCGCGTGACGGTGCAGGGGCTGGCCGC is part of the Gemmatimonadota bacterium genome and harbors:
- the miaB gene encoding tRNA (N6-isopentenyl adenosine(37)-C2)-methylthiotransferase MiaB, encoding MKQVWIETYGCQMNVADTELMFGVLAREGYVQATQPEGADVMLVNTCAVRDNAEQRVIGRVGELQRHKHPGVILGVVGCMAQRLGPILLEQVPAVDLVVGPDAYRNLPELLSHAAAGQRRADVEYRGWEHYEDIPQVREPGPTAYVTVQRGCDYRCTFCIVPTTRGPERSRQLADVVSEVQRLAGEGVSEVTLLGQTVNSYHDGTRDFADLLRAIGAVDGIRRLRFTSPYPTDFTPRVIEAMATTPAVCEHVHLPVQSGSNATLKRMLRRYTRERYLEVVGELRAAIPTITFSTDIIVGFPGEREEDFAETLSIVEEAGFDDAYTFKYSVREGTPAEKIKDHVPDAVASERLDRLIATARAQTRRRNAGRVGERHEVLVERPAKRGDLMLGRTRHNAMVLVDLPVSSIGTYHQVRLTGTTGSTFTAALAQPALAVL
- a CDS encoding late competence development ComFB family protein; this translates as MILNVMEHHVHEAYDRLKGLVPGFLDTPNHREDVVVFALNRLQPKYVVTSAGKAVTEVALDTAQHRTTIEVQVIEALRQVARVPRERPVTASPG
- the fbp gene encoding class 1 fructose-bisphosphatase, encoding MNSPCGVLRLPRRTPPAVAPAPGDAVLPNTQVTTLERFILDQEREHPDATGELTNLLYDVALAAKLIGAQIRRAGLVNILGAAGSINVQDEEQQKLDVYANETMKNALNHTGRVCAMASEEDEELIAIPDGVPAGKYAVLFDPLDGSANIDVNAAVGTIFSIYRRVTTSGPGQLCDVLQPGNKIVAAGYVMYGSSVMMVYSAGHGVHGFTYDPTIGEFLLSHADITTPRTGKYYSVNESNFPRWSKGVQRAVRGFKGDDPARLKGKNSRYIGALVADFHRNLIAGGIFLYPGDTKNPNGKLRLLYECAPMAFLAEAAGGAASDGRRRILDIVPTALHERIPLVIGGAADVEYVNMVVAEAEGIA
- a CDS encoding methylmalonyl-CoA mutase, producing the protein MTDRLRVEAPLVARPADWTGDPVQDVGEPGKFPFTRGVYGEMYTKRPWTMRQYAGFGTASATNLRFRALLDAGQTGLSTAFDLPTQMGYDSDHPMAMGEVGRVGVAIDTVEDLKLLFAEIPLDRVTTSMTINATAAILLAMYIVVGEEQGVTRAQLGGTIQNDILKEYIARGTYIYPAEPSLRLITDIFRYVADERMNFNPISISGYHMREAGATAVQEVAFTLSNALEYVRRGIAAGVPLSAFGPRLSFFFAAHNDLFEEIAKFRAARRLFARLMRERFGADDQSARLRFHTQTGGVTLQAQQPLNNIVRVTVQGLAAVLGGTQSLHTNGYDEALALPTRESATLALRTQQILAFESGMTGSVDPLAGSWYVEGLTDRIEAEARALIEQVDELGGAAVAVEQGYFQEAIAESAWAQQQAQESGEQTVVGVNRFTDDSAPPVIPTPDFGALAAEQGAKLAAVKAARDAAAVQSALAEVAHVAGTTDSLMPPIIAAVRARASIGEISDALRGVWGVYRPGHG